The Vibrio coralliilyticus genome segment GGTTTCTCCCGGTTTAGGGAAGTAGTAAGTGGTGAACTGACCTGTTTTAGCGTTACGGATAAGATCTTGAATTAGGTAATTACCTTGTTTGTCCTGTAGGTTCCAGAAGCTATCACCAATACCTTTAGAACTTTGACCTTGTACTCTACGGATACCTTTAGAGTCATAACCAAATACATAGCCAGTTTTACCGTATTCTAATGTTTTTAGAGTCGGGTACGCTTCTTCTAAGCTGGCACCTCTGTCGAGAAAAGGTTGAACGGCAGATTTCGCCATTTGGAGATAGTTTCTCAGTTCCGCTTTCTTCATGTTCATCATGTTGGTGCGGGTAACTTCGATTTGCTGATCATTGAGCTCACTGGTTTTTACGTAAGTAAATCCAAGCATGCCTATTGCGATGACCAGTAAAGGAATAAGCGCCAAAATATATAGGCGACTTCTAATCGTTAGACTCATACAAACATCCTGTCTCTGAAAGGTCTTTGGCGTTTTTACATTGTCAGAGCTGCATCTGGCATGAAACGCCTGTTGTTATTAATTTGGGCTATACACGCTAAATCACTCTTATTAACAAGCAGAAGAAGCGTATTCGCCCAAACGTTTATTCTTTAAGACTAGCCAATTTATCGACGCAGGACTGTGAATCTTGATAGGTTAATTAGCGTTTAATGCTTGGTATTCGTTGTGTTTTATCTGAAACATTGACCGGAATCGCATTTCCGCTTTCCAGTCAGCAACTTAGAAATGGTGTATCGGTTGTCAGCAAATTTGATATAGCACCAATCAGCAACTGGACGGATGAGTCTCCAACGCAATGGTGCGTACAACCAGCCTTTGCCAACCAGTTTCCATGCACGATAAGTTACGTCTAAGCCAAGCAATAGCCTTCCATTATTATCCAGTGCGTGAAGAATTTTAGCCGCACGTTGAGCGTCAATATCTGGATAATGTAGAAAGTTGTCGGAGTGAATATCAACCAGCATCAAATGCTGCTGGTTGTCGTAGTGTGCAAGGCGTTCCATTTCTTTCACACACAGTGGGCAGGTACCATCGTAGAAAATCGTAAGTTGAGTCATAGGTTTATCCTTTTTCCATCTTCTACGTATACGCGACTTCATTGATCAGCCACAGGCTCTTTTAGATAAGTGTGCCAGTCATCGCTGAGCGACTGGTACTGGAAAACACAAAAATCTTTTCGATCAGCCAAGTAATCATTTTCTACTTCATCGAGCAAGTTGCTGTGCTTTTCAGGGTTACTGCCGTAAACCAAACATAAAGTTGAGAAGTAGCGTTGCAAGTCAAAACTGTGTTCATCGATGTATTCACCAAAGTCGTAGTAATCTGGCCTGTCATCGGACTCAAAAGCAAACATATCGGCAGCGCTGATAGCGGCTTCATCACCATCGTCTAAATATTCGATCATTAAAATCGCAGCAAAATTGTCTACGGCATCCTCTTCTTTACCGAGAATAGGAATGTTCTGATCGGCGACATAAGCGTGCCCGGCCTCATGGAGTAGAGTATGCAAAACCGTGTCCATCGCTCCAAATTTTGCCTCTTTGCCGTACTTTTCGTCGTACTTGTTCTTGATAAAGTAATTCAGCGCTTCCTGATAGAAGTGATAAGGCACATGCACCGTGTGCTGCTCTGGATCATAAAGTGGCCCATCTTTACTACCATATTGAATGGTTAACGTCTTGTTGAATGGAAACAGCGTATCTGACAGCTCTATTACGGTATCGTTGACTCCGCTTGCTTCAAGGTCTGCTTTCATTTGCCCTTCGGCTTGATTAGCGGGCGGCAGATATTGGATCTGAATGTTCTTCTTAGCGGCATATGTTGCCGGTGTGCTCGCTGTCGTCATCACAACAAGAGCCAGCGGGAAAAGATGTTTAAACATAGGCAAATTCAATCTATCTGTGTATTTAATATGCTAACTCAATATTGACATAAAAAACGTTACTTTGCGTTGAATCGCGCTTCGAAAGGAGACTTGTCGATGAAAATGATCGTTAAATGCAGTATTGAGGTATTTTACTCAAACTGATTCTGAGTGACTGCAGAAAGTCAGTAAAGATTACGACCAAAAACTCTCCTAACGACTAAAATTAGGGCAGCGAGTCAGCTTGTGCTACACTCGCCGCCCTTTTCTGTTTCAATGAGATCAATACCATGAGCACTAAGCAAGAACTTCAAAACCTTCACAATCGTCTGGACAAGTGTCAGCGTAAGCTGGATGCGGCGAAAGCTCGTGGTGATCAGGAAATGGTGACTAAGTTCACTGACGAAGCAGACAAGCTAAGCAAAAAAATTCACGTGATGAAAAGCAAACAAAAATATGACATGAACAAAGAGCGTAAGAGCTTGATTGACATGCCATTCTCACGCGCAATTACGAAAGAAGAACAAGCAGACATGGGCAAACTGAAAAGGTCAGTCAAAGGTCTAATCGTGGTTCATCCAATGACTAAACTGGGTAAAGAACTGAGACTCGAAGTCATGACAGGCTACGCACCGAAAAAATTCTGATTTTCAGGTAACAAAAAAGCGCCGTAAGGCGCTTTCCGTTATTGAAGGAGGCTTAGTGAATATCGAGTTTGCTAAGCAATGATGGATATCCCCAACCATTTTCTCCGGCTTTAACGTCATCTCCGGTCAGATATTGATACAGAGTCGGAGCCAGAGAGCCGTTCTCCTCACTACTCAGTGGCGTAGCTTGTTTGCCAATTGGAGTGCCCCAAAATCCGATAAAGGCGTCCTTCTCCAAATAGCTTTCGCCCGCATGGCGCCCCGGTACTTTGGTGTTGTAACCAATCCCTTCGCGAGGGAACAAATTCACTGTACCTGCTCGCGGTTCGGCGTAAAGCTTGGCGAGTTGTACCACTGAATCAGGCCGAGGCGTAAATTGGGTCAGCTCGCGCCATTGCTTTTCGTCACACCAGCTCTGTGGGTTGGTGATATCTGCACGATTGACACATTTAGCGACTAACTGAGCAAACGTCTCAAGCTGTGCCTGATCTGGCGAAGGCAGGTAAGGATTGAGTTTATTGACTTCCAGTAACGCCGTTTTTCTATTGGCTTTGTAAAAATAGCGCTCGCCTTGTTTGATAATGATTTCATCGATTCGTGTGCCGTCACGCTGAGCGACCAAACGTACCTGACACTCTATCTCATCGCAGGTTGATTCTCTGACGACTAAATAGTCGAGACTATCTGCCAGTTTTTCGATTGACTCGGCAATGATGTCCAACTTCTCTCCTTGCGGAGCATTCACGGGTGCCCAGTCGGTCAGCTCTGAATAGACTGGTTGTGTTTGCCAGCCCGATTGCGAATTAAACATATCCATCATGAAGTTACCGCCAGCGGTAGAGGCTACCACCACATCAACACCTTGGTTACTCGGATAATTTAATGCATTGGTGATCTTTGGTCCTTCGCCTTCATCAGATGAGATTTTCTTTATCACTAGAGGGTAGTCGAGTGATTCCGAAAGTGGCTCAAAGATCGCTTTCTCCGGATTTAAGGTGTAGTAGACCGGAGATAAACCATGGTCCCCCGCCATTCCCCACAGTGTCTGCTGATAAATGCCGGCGTTCTTGTACGCTTGTTCAATTTGACGTATCCAATAATCGAGGCGGTTGAGTTCACCTGTTGGCATAATGATTTCATCGCTAAAAGGGCCAACGAAGTGGGCAAAGTGATCCGGCCATGGATTGTATATCAGGGCGTAATCTGGCATCCCTTGTCCATCAAGTTCTGCATAAGTAGTGATGTCTTGTTCAATCTTCCATTTACGGGTCAACTTGGTGTAGAAGTCCCACAGCGGTATCTCTTGATAGCTTTGAATGTTATCGATGAGGGACTGACGCTGCTTCGTTAGCACGTTTTCTACTTCGGCTCTTTCATTCAGCTCTCTCAAACAACGTTTCTCACCAAAGTCACGCAGTGCTTCGCCTGCGCCAAGGTTAACCAGACCGTCGTAACTGGTGTGAGCATTCCAGTCATATTGGGCGTTACAGTTAAGCGTTTTCAAGTGAACCAGTCGGTCAAACATGGTCTGAACCTGATTGGCCTGCATTAAGCGATCAAGTTGAAGGGCATCATTACCAAAGAAGTAATAGGCTCTGTCTTCGTTTCGGTCGACAAAGTGGAAATTCGGGATTCCTGTTCCTTGTTCGCCAGAGACTTTTGCCCCTGTTTTGATGATAGGCAGGTTTCTTACGCTAATCGTCGGTGTGGAAGAGATACCTACCCGAGCAATGGAGTCGGTATGATTTTGGTAAAGTCGCTTGAAGAACGGTAAGTAATATGGGTCACGATACGTTTGTTCTGATAGAACCTTAAGAAAACGCATGGATTGAACGTGCTCTGGGCTGCTTGTTGCGACAGGGCTGCCGAGCTCAGTACTCTTGGTATGTTGCTGGTAAGCGTGGGAAAGGAAAGGCTTATCTGGATCAACCAACCCTTCGATTAACCCTTGTTGCAACCCGTCGACCGTTATCTGAACAGCAAAGCGGCGGTTCTGCTGTGACTCGAGAAACTCAATTGCTTGTTGAGGGTGATCATCAAACGCGTTTTGTAGCCAGTCATTGAGGCGTTCTTGTCTCTCATCCTGATAGACAAACTGACGATAGGCTTTCAGCACATTGAGACGCACAAAATCAATTAAGGTAATGGTTAACGCTTGTGCTTTGTTATTCGGTTCGCTGGCTCTGTCGGCTGCACCATCGGCTACAATGCCGAGTATGGCTTGTTTCATGTCGCCTTCTTCCATCCCTGAAGCGGCTTGTTGCATGATGCCAACCACGATTGGTTGAATCTTGGCGACCAATGCCAAATCTTCTGGTGACTTGGTTAGATATGTGTACTGGTCAGGGAGGCGTTCCATGTCTTGCCATTCACCAATCTGAACCAAAGCGTCATATACGGTCACCATGGCTGCCATAAACTGACCATTAATTTGGATACCTTCTTGGTGAGCTTGATCCTTGGCGTGTTGCTTAGGCTCTTTTTTGACCTTCTCTTCTAGAGCAAAGAGCGAGTGCTCAAAGCCTTTCAGAGCTTGTTTGTCATACACAGTTTGCAGGTAGGCTTTAAATTCATCGTCACTACTGATTCCTGTGTAGCGATCGTAGAACTGATAAAGAAAATAGCCGAGAGGAATGGAATAAGTCGGATCAGCGATCTGTGCCATGACTCGACCTTTCGTTCTTGCATCAAGTGGCAATGTCAGTAGGTAGGTTTCTAGAGTCAGTCCGCCAATGGTAAACAGAGTCGTATCACGAGCAAAGCGCGTCGAGTAGGACAATGAAGAGGTGATTTGATTTTTCAGTACTTCTGTTGAGTTAAATAGCCCACCGATCACTGGGGTATCACCGATATCGGCGTAAGCCGAGCTCATAGGGGTAAGGGCTGCCACAATTGCAGCAGGAAGAAGCCGTTTTCTCAACCAAGCCATTGTTTATATCTCATTCATTATACTGATGATTTTCATTCTGGCAGGCTTATGGGAGAGTGCAAGAATAGGCTGACCAAAGCTTTGAGTTTATAGCGTCAGAATGTGACTTGGTTCCAGTTGTCGTAGCTGTCAGGTATTTAATCCTAGTGAGAAAATGTAATTCAGATGAATTTACAATGTAAACCCTAAGGGATGAGAAGGGAGTACTAAACTTTAAATGATGACTTTTTATCATGATTAGTATGACTTAAAGTGATTTTAATTCATTCTTGATTGGCTTTACCTTAGCAGCTGTCCAAGATGATATTGAAGAGAGATGACTATGAGCCAAGAAAACCTTCGTATAGTGCCTATCACAGCGCAACACGACGCAGCGATCTGCCAGATAATCAAGCAGGTCGGCAAAGAGTATGGTGCTGTGGGAGAAGGGTTTGGGCCGTCTGATGCTGAGGTCGACAATATGAGTCAGCATTATCACGAGCAGAACCGTAGCTTGTACTTGGTTGCGCTCTTAGACGACAAGGTGGTTGGCGGTTGTGGTGTTGCGCCTTTTGGGCAAAATGAGCAAACGTGTGAATTGAAGAAGCTCTTTTTACTTAAAGAGAGTAGAGGGCTTGGCTTGGGAAAAACCTTGTCGTTGGCCTGTTTAGACTTTGCTAAGCAACAGGGTTTTGAACGTTGTTATCTGGACACTTTGTCCAATATGTCTGCGGCAGTGCGACTCTACGAAAGCTTGGGATTTGAACACCTCACTGCGCCTCTTGAGGGGACTTTGCACAACGGCTGTGATGTATGGATGCTTAAGTCATTGTGATTCTAAGAAGGTGATATGAATAACTACAAACTGCTACGCCCATTGTTGGTGCTGCTCCAAACTCGTAGCTTGACCGAGGCTGCACTGCAGCTCAACGTCACTCAGTCAGCGATGAGCCGAACCTTGAGTCAGATAAGAACGGCCTTTGATGACCCGATTTTGATTCGGGAAGGCAAACAGTTTGTAGTCAGTGCCAGAGGCCAGCAGTTACTCGCTCAACTGCCTGAGTTGATTGGGTCATTGGATGAGCTTTATGCAGTGGAAGCATTTTTGCCTCATGCTTGTCAAAGAGAGTTCAGACTGGCCTACACGGCATTTTTGTCTGAATCGAGTGTGCCTCTGGTGTCTGCTGAACTGCTTAGATTGGCCCCAAACGCAGGGGTAAATGGAGAGCTGTGGCAAGATCAGCATGTTAGCGTTCTCGGTGACAGCCCGATTGATGTACTGGCGACCACACTCGACTACTTTCCTGAGAATATCTACGGCAAAAAATTGCTTGAAGATGAATATGTAGTACTGATGTCTGGTAATCATTCATTGGCTGACGCTAGCCTTGAAATGGATGATTATTTTAGTGCTTCCCATGTGATGGTGCATGGTATGCGAGAGATGCGTCAGTATGTGGGCGAGCAGTTTGAACATCGCAAGGTTCAGCGTAAGGTGATCGCCAGGGTGCCATCGTTCACTGCGGCAATGGAATTAGTCAGTCAGAGTGACGCACTGGTTACCGCGCCTTTGCATTTGGCGGGCTATTTTTCTAATCGGTTTGACTACGTTGTAAAACCATTGCCCTTTGATTTGCCCAAGCATAGCTACTATCTGCTGTGGCACAGTCGGCATCAAAAAGATCCTGCCCATCGATGGTTTCGGGAGCAGAGCTTTGCAGCATTACAGCGGCATTTGAAGCTGATGCATGCTTCTGGCGTTGAACAGATGTAAAAAAGCCCTGATAGTCAGCAACGTAGTTCACTTAAGAGGAGCTGCGTAGCGATTAACAGGGTATCGGGTCTTTGATATTTTTACCGCCCTAGGCCGATTTGGCTTAGGGC includes the following:
- a CDS encoding GNAT family N-acetyltransferase, translating into MSQENLRIVPITAQHDAAICQIIKQVGKEYGAVGEGFGPSDAEVDNMSQHYHEQNRSLYLVALLDDKVVGGCGVAPFGQNEQTCELKKLFLLKESRGLGLGKTLSLACLDFAKQQGFERCYLDTLSNMSAAVRLYESLGFEHLTAPLEGTLHNGCDVWMLKSL
- a CDS encoding YibL family ribosome-associated protein; translation: MSTKQELQNLHNRLDKCQRKLDAAKARGDQEMVTKFTDEADKLSKKIHVMKSKQKYDMNKERKSLIDMPFSRAITKEEQADMGKLKRSVKGLIVVHPMTKLGKELRLEVMTGYAPKKF
- a CDS encoding alkaline phosphatase family protein; this encodes MAWLRKRLLPAAIVAALTPMSSAYADIGDTPVIGGLFNSTEVLKNQITSSLSYSTRFARDTTLFTIGGLTLETYLLTLPLDARTKGRVMAQIADPTYSIPLGYFLYQFYDRYTGISSDDEFKAYLQTVYDKQALKGFEHSLFALEEKVKKEPKQHAKDQAHQEGIQINGQFMAAMVTVYDALVQIGEWQDMERLPDQYTYLTKSPEDLALVAKIQPIVVGIMQQAASGMEEGDMKQAILGIVADGAADRASEPNNKAQALTITLIDFVRLNVLKAYRQFVYQDERQERLNDWLQNAFDDHPQQAIEFLESQQNRRFAVQITVDGLQQGLIEGLVDPDKPFLSHAYQQHTKSTELGSPVATSSPEHVQSMRFLKVLSEQTYRDPYYLPFFKRLYQNHTDSIARVGISSTPTISVRNLPIIKTGAKVSGEQGTGIPNFHFVDRNEDRAYYFFGNDALQLDRLMQANQVQTMFDRLVHLKTLNCNAQYDWNAHTSYDGLVNLGAGEALRDFGEKRCLRELNERAEVENVLTKQRQSLIDNIQSYQEIPLWDFYTKLTRKWKIEQDITTYAELDGQGMPDYALIYNPWPDHFAHFVGPFSDEIIMPTGELNRLDYWIRQIEQAYKNAGIYQQTLWGMAGDHGLSPVYYTLNPEKAIFEPLSESLDYPLVIKKISSDEGEGPKITNALNYPSNQGVDVVVASTAGGNFMMDMFNSQSGWQTQPVYSELTDWAPVNAPQGEKLDIIAESIEKLADSLDYLVVRESTCDEIECQVRLVAQRDGTRIDEIIIKQGERYFYKANRKTALLEVNKLNPYLPSPDQAQLETFAQLVAKCVNRADITNPQSWCDEKQWRELTQFTPRPDSVVQLAKLYAEPRAGTVNLFPREGIGYNTKVPGRHAGESYLEKDAFIGFWGTPIGKQATPLSSEENGSLAPTLYQYLTGDDVKAGENGWGYPSLLSKLDIH
- a CDS encoding LysR family transcriptional regulator, producing the protein MNNYKLLRPLLVLLQTRSLTEAALQLNVTQSAMSRTLSQIRTAFDDPILIREGKQFVVSARGQQLLAQLPELIGSLDELYAVEAFLPHACQREFRLAYTAFLSESSVPLVSAELLRLAPNAGVNGELWQDQHVSVLGDSPIDVLATTLDYFPENIYGKKLLEDEYVVLMSGNHSLADASLEMDDYFSASHVMVHGMREMRQYVGEQFEHRKVQRKVIARVPSFTAAMELVSQSDALVTAPLHLAGYFSNRFDYVVKPLPFDLPKHSYYLLWHSRHQKDPAHRWFREQSFAALQRHLKLMHASGVEQM
- a CDS encoding thiol-disulfide oxidoreductase DCC family protein: MTQLTIFYDGTCPLCVKEMERLAHYDNQQHLMLVDIHSDNFLHYPDIDAQRAAKILHALDNNGRLLLGLDVTYRAWKLVGKGWLYAPLRWRLIRPVADWCYIKFADNRYTISKLLTGKRKCDSGQCFR
- a CDS encoding DUF4344 domain-containing metallopeptidase, whose amino-acid sequence is MFKHLFPLALVVMTTASTPATYAAKKNIQIQYLPPANQAEGQMKADLEASGVNDTVIELSDTLFPFNKTLTIQYGSKDGPLYDPEQHTVHVPYHFYQEALNYFIKNKYDEKYGKEAKFGAMDTVLHTLLHEAGHAYVADQNIPILGKEEDAVDNFAAILMIEYLDDGDEAAISAADMFAFESDDRPDYYDFGEYIDEHSFDLQRYFSTLCLVYGSNPEKHSNLLDEVENDYLADRKDFCVFQYQSLSDDWHTYLKEPVADQ